The proteins below are encoded in one region of Phaseolus vulgaris cultivar G19833 chromosome 1, P. vulgaris v2.0, whole genome shotgun sequence:
- the LOC137815799 gene encoding uncharacterized protein, protein MIVYAFRKGVCPGSFSKSLNRSRPKTFAEVRRRAVEHIASEGEAYENCTTAAPTRPRAQMRTQPARVHEAATERKNQDRKRTYEARRAQPRGRAEVRREGNRPLRHNFVVELKDLMVVPNIADRLRPPVKSDKVLGPHKESWCEFHEAFGHHINNCLLLGYQLDELVKNGFLKDYLAGSTTTMATATPEEGQAHEILTHGEVHTISGSFSGGGPTASQRKKYVRSVSSVAEEFSDDLWESDLVFTRADLRDDIPHDNDLVVISIVTVGRKVYRVLVDQGSSVDVMFWSTFNKLHLSPDLLRPYTGCLYGFADNLVEVHGYLKLRTTFIDGVTSRTESIRYLVVNANSAYNSLLGRPALNRLRAVSSTRHMKMKLPDLSGKVIVIKSDQEEARKCYENSLKTKRGMVMVIERPAVLASQVELELVQEVTSAESTLVKAIHAGASL, encoded by the coding sequence atgatcgtgtacgcattcaggaaaGGCGTGTGTCCTGGGTCCTTCAGCAAGTCACTCAATCGCAGCCGCCCCAAGACTTTTGCTGAAGTaaggcgtcgggcggtagaacacaTTGCCTCTGAGGGTGAGGCATACGAGAACTGCACGACTGCTGCACCCACACGTCCAAGAGCGCAAATGCGCACACAACCTGCTAGGGTCCACGAAGCCGCCACAGAAAGAAAGAACCAAGACAGGAAGCGCACCTACGAGGCAAGGAGGGCCCAGCCTAGGGGTCGAGCAGAAGTaaggagagagggaaatagacctctaaggcacaattttgtggtggaacttAAAGACCTCATGGtggtgcccaacatagctgacaggttaaggccaccggtgaagtctgacaaagtgctgggacctcacaaggaGTCGTGGTGCGAGTTTCACGAGGCGTTTgggcaccatattaacaactgcttgctgctgggctatcagttggatgagcttgtgaagaatggtttcctaAAAGATTATCTCGCTGGGTCTACTACAACAATGGCCACGGCGACACCAGAGGAAGGTCAAGCGCACGAAATACTGACTCACGGAGAAGTACACACCATTTCTGGCAGCTTTTCCGgaggaggacccaccgcctctcAACGTAAGAAATATGTGAGGTCAGTAAGTTCAGTTGCTGAGGAATTTTCGGATGACCtatgggagtcagacctcgttttcACAAGGGCTGACTTGCGGGATGACATCCCACACGATAATGACCTCGTTGTCATTTCAATAGTCACAGTAGGAAGAAAGGTATAtagggttctcgtcgaccaaggcagttctgtagacgtcatgttttggtcgaccttcaacaagctacatTTATCCCCCGACCTGCTGAGACCCTatactggatgcttgtatgggttcgcagATAACCTAGTGGAGGTACATGGTTACCTGAAACTGAGGACGACGTTCATTGATGGAGTGACGTCGCGCACagagagcatccggtacttggtggttaacgccAACTCAGCCTACAACAGCTTGTTAGGCAGACCTGCCTTGAACAGATTAAGGgcagtgtcctccacacgccacatgaagatgaagctaccagatCTTAGTGGCAAAGTAATCgtaatcaagtcagatcaggaagaggcccgtaagtgctatgaaaatagcctgaagacaaagagaggcatGGTCATGGTGATTGAACGACCAGCAGTTTTAGCTTCGCAAGTAGAGTTAGAACTAGTGCAGGAGGTGACGTCCGCAGAGTCCACGCTTGTCAAGGCCATACATGCAGGGGCGAGCCTATAG